Genomic segment of Mytilus edulis chromosome 12, xbMytEdul2.2, whole genome shotgun sequence:
tactatttattcgaatttcaagatatctcctataaaatataacatatcttataatatataagatatctcataaagtttatatgatatcttatatactttataagatatcttataaacaattttatataagatatcttctcTTATGGTTGGGGCCTGTTATCTAACTCCCACGTGAATAGATATTTTTCGTATCACGCCATACGGAGTGTAATATGAAAAAGTGATATCAAAATTacgttaatttgattggcttatctcgtaaatttccaatattttaATTGGCCATTGATCAGGTCATTATTCACTGGAAAAGGTCATGCCGGGACTACTTTTTTTCTTGACAactgattgtttacttccggtttttCGCGATTTTCGTCTGCTTTATCGTCTGCATTATCTCATATAAATCTTATCATGGAcgaagaaataaagaaaggaaCCCGTGCACTCGTTATGAAAtctataaaaatatagaaaaaagataTATCTGGGAGTCAATGGAACAGTATTCTGTTCACACAAGAACATacaacacaataaaataaaaccatattaGTTCAAAAAGGTATACAGATCAGTACGCGTTGCAAAGAAAAACGGCCTTAGCAACACAGCTCGCAACAAATAGGCCACGCACATACAACTTTTTGCCATAAGAGaaataggtttaacaacttgtgagaattagatatcgcttgatatcaactctcgttatttaatttcaataatatgctcgtttattattattgaaattaaataactcgagttgatatcaatcgatatctaattctcactcgttatgaaacctataattatatagtttataagatatctcatatagtttataagatatcttatatagtttatgagatatcttataaagacaattatataagatatctgataaactttataagatatcttataaactttaggagatatcttataatcTTTAGGAGATATCAtataaactaaataagatatctcctataatatataagatatcgcCTTTAAtagataagatatcttatataattttatttttatgagatatcttgtatattatatgagatatcttgtaTATTATATGAGAATGAGATATCTtgtatattatatgagatatctttaatgttatattgaagatatctcctaaaatttataagatattttatatactttataagatatcttctaaagtatatgagatatcttataaaccatttttatttaagatatcttatattatttataagatatcttatatagtttataagatatcttatatagtttataagatatcttatatagtttataagatatctcatatagtttataatataagatatcttatatagtttatgagatatcttataaagacaattatataagttatctgataaattatatgagatatcttataaactatataagatatcttataaactatatgagatatcttataaactttaggagatatcttataatcTTTAGGAGATATCAtataaactaaataagatatctcctataatatataagatatcgcCTTTAATAGATAAGATATCGCCTTTAAtagataagatatcttatataattttatttttatgagatatcttgtatattatatgagatatcttgtaTATTATATGAGAATGAGATATCTTGTATATTATATGAGAATGAGATATCTtgtatattatatgagatatctttaatgttatattgaagatatctcctaaaatttataagatattttatatactttataagatatcttctaaagtatatgagatatcttataaaccatttttatttaagatatcttatattatttataagatatcttatatagtttataagatatctcatatagtttataatataagatatcttatatagtttatgagatatcttataaagacaattatataagttatctgataaattatatgagatatcttataaactatataagatatcttataaactatatgagatatcttataaactatataagatatcttataaaggttatgagatatcttgaagtaagaataaattgcaaaacggcttgccatagacaactcttcacaagagaccaaatgacacagaaattaacacctaTAGTTCACAGTACGGCTGTCAATAATAGGCAAAGTCAGTTTTAAAAGCCCATgagatgacaaatgtaaaactattcaaacaagaaaaaaaaaattgtgtaaaaaaaattaacaaaaaacaaatattttatattctaaaggttcttaattttttttaatttccatttatAAGCAGAATTAATCAGATACAGGTGATTAACTTGTTGTTGCAGACTGTTTTTAAATGATCTAAAAGTTTAAACACAGTTACACCTACTGAATATACTGAATAAGCCAATTGATAATCCTGTTAGTCTCCAGATTATCAGGATTATAAGTGCTTTAGACAATAACAAATGTTAAGATAAGTTAAGGTCATGATACCAGTGGAGATCATGTCAGATAGTTTCATTAGGTTGAGATTTGTAAAGCCAAAAACATTTGCTTTAGCTTGGATCCTCTTCTTGCAATAATTTTGGATTTATAATAATTGCTTCAACCTGCAGACAGGTGTGTCATCATCATAATATTGTCTCAATCTTTCTTTTTTCAAATGATGAATGTTTCCTCTGCAGATTTTTCTACAAAAAGAAGTCCAATTACCTAATTGTATTTTCCTGGACCCATATAATAACTTACCTTAATTATCCACTGAtttgtgctttgatttttttGCAAATGGTCAATTACATAATTAAAGAACATAACATTTAAGATGACATAGCTGATATCATGCAATATTACTCAGATAGAACTACTCATTAATTGTCTTAATTAAgccaatattatttttaaaagtttttgaaagaaTCTTAATGCAATAGAGGACTTACTGTATAGATATTTTGTCTATTTATGTATGTATATTGACCTCTTGTACACTGTTGTGTCTGAGCTAggataataaaactttgaatcttgaATCTAGAAACTTTGTTGCTATTTTCATTTTTGGAGCCTTCTGCAATAACTGAGGTaaactgatatttttattttattatccaTATAAGGCACTGAGAgtaaaagaagatttttgtagtatttaaaaattcatactgtggattcatttattttcgtggatataaattttcgtggattgctaaaaacttgcatattcgtggatatttgatttcgtggttttatcAATCACTCTATACAAAGTCTATTCAAAATATGCTAATCGTTggacatttgaatttgtggttcacctgggTTCCcatgaaacccacgaaaattggtatccaacgaatattaatgaatccacagtatatgactTCACTTAAGGgacattattagttacatagtgtgctagtgacctaatacggtatatatggggtcagtaaattccatatgtaatttactgaccccatatataccgtattacgtcactatagcacactatgtaacgaatttatcttaccgactatcttaacgtgtgaaattaagccTAGTGGTTCTCAAAATGAGCaggtcttcaatactgttagcactaagaaaatacttccattgatcctacaaaaacagatgccaacaataacgacttgtaaggtttaaatgtgttttatgaatttatttcaatctttatcATCAAtttctacgtctgttggaacttttaagtttttttctcagtaccgttttgttttttataaagggacataacaccattactaaccgtgtatgaaataagccccgcccccttcttacctaataaggaatataaagggacgtaactccactactaaccgtgtataagataagccccgcctccctactaacctaatatcaaatatacacggtttgcacgcggacgcttttaaccaatcataatcctggaaatgtataggaggtaagataaatcgTGTTATCGTGTGTGCCCATCTGTGTCCTGatggacacattctccgtttatattacaattatttgGTTGATACATGTACCACTGCTTTTGGAGGTTAAAACTCCGAGGGTAACCCCATTTCCTTTGTTGAAATGATATATCTTTCATACAataactttttgtaaatttatcttCAATAATTCAAACatcaattctaatgcaattagttTGTATCAATGGttttgattggatgacagttagcataaaattctctatctccttgtctgtaactatgGTAGcctacattttgaattgctgaatgtattgacatgtaatttctacaattaTAAGCCataaaactcacatgttgcaccttaaaatcttctttttatccaattttattacattttgaagtGGCACAGAAGCGGGAAAaagcccggtgtttatgtttgatgctggaagcatacctatgacgtcatcTAGTGttgggaccaaagaagataacatcttttcgcggatttttttttaatgaagattttacactgaaataatgattgtaattgattatgaacttgttttgcatataactgtatttgaagcttttcggacgtccatcggtagttttactgttgcAAATACCCTTTTACCTGTccccgctacgcgtcgccaggtaaactaaatttgtgacagtaaaactaccgatggacgtctttaaagcttcaaatacaatacagttatctcttaattgaTACAGTGGGGAATCAAAGGAATGCTGGAGATTTCATTTATCTTGGTGTAATTGTTGCATTTTGACCAAGTATTTTATTAGTTATATACACTTTTAACCCTTCCTTCAATTTATgacttataataaaattgagaatggaaatggggaatgtgcctaagagacaacaacctgaccatagaaaaaaacaacagcagaaggtcaccaacaggtcttcaatgtagcgagaaattcccgcacccggaggcgtcctttagctggcccctcaacaaatatatactagttcagtgataatgaatgccatactaatttccaaattgtacacaagaaactaaaattaaaataatacaagactaacaaaggccagaggcttctgacttgggacaggcgcaaaaatgcggcggggtcaaattcagttcaagagaagtctgagtctgatgtcagaagatgtaaccaaagaaaataaaaaaaatgacaataatacataaataacaacagactactagcagttaactgacatgccagctccagacttcaattaaactgactgaaagattatgatttcatcatatgaacaacTATATatacaactggtttttgaataaatgtgtttagttccgatgcaaacgaagaccctataagtgaatcaatattaacgccaaaatatgcaatctttaatgacccagacaacagtatcgtaactatatcccttcttaataagtctattcaaaggttttgttagtttttgaggtgaatactgacacctttgggctttataaagaatatttccataaaaaattggatgtgaaatacctgaacgtataagaagtctgcatgttgagctatatttatgaatgatgtaTGTATTGTCTTAAGGTAAGAGTACTATAGCTCCATATGGTAAAAGAAAAACTTTTGTGCTACTCTCAGATCAGTTATAAAAACAGTTGTTTATCACAATATCTGTTAAGCgagtttaatttttatttttcattcattatagGCTTAATACAGCATGCACCTTATTGGCTAAAAcaatcatatcttttttttttcataaaacaatatgcttttgctattttatttcttgtttgtCCATAAACGTACCACACACTGGGACCATTTAAGCAATATAGAAATTGCACCATTGATCTTTATAGCTGTAAAGGGAATACTAAAAATCATTAATAAAGAGGATTACATTGAGATTTGTATATCAATGGATGTCAGTATATATGTACATTTGGTAATCAGTGAGATCACATGATATATTAGGATTTTTCATTGCAATTTCAACTTATTAATTAAATTTCCTAGAATCTAAGTATTATAAGTCAAATATGGCTATTAAAGTTTGGTGTTATGAAGTTATGAGTTCACCATCTGTCATTTAGACCCATTCATAATGCATGCAGGAGGATGTTAAACATGGATATAACTGGCCAGCTCGGCCAGGTAAAAGTCgaaaactatatataaataacCTTGCATAAGACAGGATGAACTTGAATATTCTGCAAGACAAAATGCAGGAATCCATTACACGCCACTGAATATACGCCACTGAATTGTTAACAAAAgtgcaattatttttttgtacagcAAAGAGTCAGACAAAATATAAGAATGCATAGCAACAGTTGTAAATGTAATAGTCAATCAGGAAAAAAATCCCCCATCCCAGAATAGTGAATGGTTGTCCTCTAAATTGTTTGATACTGCATGGTTCCTGACCACTCccaaaaaatcaaattgacatGAAAAAGATTTACCACTTAAGGACAAGCAGATttgggaaattttcaattctAGGAAATGGCAAATAATTTCCTCAACAACATCATTGACTGAAAGTTTTCACACTTGTACAATTGACTTTTAAAAAGTACTAATACATGTAGTCAGGGTATTTGAGAATGATGCATTGAGGAAGTAAAATGTTGACATTCCAGATGAAGTACCTATACTTTGAAAAACAATGCATATAATTATGTTACATCATTATAATTATCTAGAATTAAGTGTCAGATCTTGTACAGATTGATTTACTTATagatatataattgtataatCTTTGCAATTGCTGTGACATATTTGAATGTAAAAACTTGTATTAAGTTAATAACTGAAGGCAAATTATATTAATTCTCAAAAGatcttaataattttaaaaattcaccAATTGGACTTTAGGGAGGAAAACAACTCAATGCGTTTACCATTTATTCAGTAAGACATTATgttgattttaattaaaattttaaccaGAAAGTGCATGTCTTCATTGATCtttagaattatatatatatgatggatTAACACATAACCAGATTACAAATGTATCTGTTATAAACCTGTTAATGTAATTACATGAAGAAAAAACTAAAAGCAAACTacagtccatttttttttttattaccgaTTTTCTTggaaacatgaccaaaattgtatattcaaatttttacttaAATGTTACGCCTCAATATCTTGTATATAACCAATGAAAACCATGGAAAACCTgcagtatctatactattaaacgagaagacctcattttgtgtgtcgcttctcttccttccacaataaatcaatcatcatgcctctgtgtcctataggtaacatgcatagtcgcatttgtcatccattcttatgattattcagattgagttattttaggagaaaaacgacaaaaaggagtccggatatgattcaaTCATCGGACtaacttttagtcatagataagacttccggtttgaaacattcacaaatacaaccaattgtatgatagataacaaaaatgaaaaataaagaagccAATCAGATCGTTCTCattatcatggtgtttagatcgcaagaaccacaactattatatacctccttatagaggacaattatttttcgcgtttatctacatgtaaactacaattatactactttaatatatagagactctgtattctgtcatggactttctatgttagtataaaaagtccctgattctgtctactgttttctttgaaatgtttactatttaagggttcataccacttgcatatatattgaaataagtaaataaaattgagaatggaaatggggaatgtgccaaagagacaacaacccgaccatagaaaaaaacaacagcagaaggtcaccaacaggtcttcaatgtagggagaaattcccgcacccagaggcgtccttcagctggcccctaaacaaagatATACTAGTCTCATTTAAATTAAGAATATAAATCCAAAGACAAAACTTAAATAAACTAGATGAATTGAAAGGACCATAATCAAGATAACATATGTTATACCAGCAGCAACTATTTGAATGGTTCAAGAATCAATAATTTGGGTTTAGAACTctaattttcttattatttttcagaAGTTAAATGCCAAAAGCCCAGATGCCATGACAGATGTTGAATGTTCCGTGGTGTTAGAGGACTTTGTAAACTCTGGACGTACAGGGAGAAGGAATGCCGTACCAGATATTCTGGATGAGAAGGCAGCAGCAGTGTCCACAGGAGGGCTTCCATTTGACATGGAAAAATTAAATTGTTCAGGTATATATGTCTGCTTATCAAAGGATTGCTAGATTTTTTAGAGAAACCATGTtcttctgctttcaggaaatcatcaaaaacaaaaataaaacatttatcaacATCTTCATATTAGGTGCTTCTCATGACTGAGAATTAATAATGCATCTctaaaacaaacacacacacagaGCTAATTCAAACTCCTGCTATAGGGTCACATTTTTGTCCCCTCAGCGGGATTGGAACTTTTACCTTTGATATACTACAGCACCAaacgcttagcctcatgtccagcactctagaccactctaccacatctgctatataaaatataacttcaatagtcatatagtgttaccttgtcacagAAGGCAAATCTAGAGAAGGCATATCTAAAGATACACAAAAGACACGTGTTTTTAAGCATGTGgaaatgttatattattattttttacacaatGTATTTTTTAATTGTCAGCAATCTaaatcaacaatttttatataccATATGGGATAATGATTCAATTCATTATACAGTACTGTGACTAGAAATAAGTATATCATACAAACAAGACTATAAAGCAAGTAACAACCATACAATATATTGTAACCACTGGATCTGATCAGtgttaatacaaatatatatataagtctgaaaattacacccaACATTAGAATTAGATTTTTATTCTGACAAATAATTTGTCCATCCCTCAGTGGGATACGAACTCACACCTTtaatacactacagcaccaatcgcttagcctcatgtccagcccTCTAGACCTCTCGACCACATTAgctttataaaaatttaacttcaatagtcgtagtgttaccttgtcacggaaggcgAATCTAgagatagatatatatatgtgTCTGTCCTCTAGATCCCTAGTGCTGTATAAACATGTTTCCATGTTGTATTTCTACCTCCActtgttttattgtttgaaaatatagttttacactgaattttaaaagttattagtTTATTTTGGTTATGAAGCGTGAAATCACTATTGTTTACTCAGTTTATGCTGCTATTAAAGAATTGTATTGTATGGTAGTCAGGAGATTTTGTAGTTAAGCAGTTTGAATGATTTATAAAACAGTGAATTAAACATGACATATTCACGACTTTGTTGTAAAAATTCCCTTGGTTTTTCCTATAATGTCCTTTCCATATTCAGTGATATTTGTCACAATGGAAGAATTTCCTGAATATTTCAGCTCAATATAGAAATTGGTTTCATGTGATATTTGGTTTGTACAAAAGATGCCAATATTTGTGTTAAATGGGGCAAAAATAGGAGATAATTACCCCAGTTTATCAATTATTCCTAGACATTGATCCTAATCAATACAAAAGCTGACTTTTCACTATGGcctttacaaaattgtttattgaCTTAATTACAGGGAATTATTTCTATTGCTGAATCATGTTATGAGAAATGTTCCCATTGTATTATAGCTATTTTGTGTCTGGCACTGATAGAGCCCATTATgcttttaattttacattttaactttCCTAAAAATAAATAGGCCATTGATATTCTTAGCTTAAATCTAGGAAATATCAATGGCTTATCAACGACTCACCAGTAAATATGACAAGATAGTTTGTTAACTCAGTCACTGTGGAAAAGTGATTCAACTCGGTCAGTGTGGAATTGGAATTGAATAACTGTTGAAATGTTCATTGCTTCATACTTGCAAGCAAATCACCATGTCAGTCTTTTAGGTCCTCTATGTGTCTCCACATAATCTCCTTTATGACCAGCACATAGCTTCTGTACCATTGAAATTAGGTTAATAATTAAAACTTGGTGGAGACAGATACCAGAGATAGgtcactgtgaccttgacctttcacATCTATGATAGTAAACCTAGTCCAATTTGCGTCTTATAAATTTTGTCCTTTAAAACATGAACTGGAGTGGTTGTCATATACAAAGTCAGGTCActgaatattttatgaatagaACATAGACATATTTTGTATAGGAGATATCAAGCTCTGCCTAAAATGTTATAAACCTTTCATACAATGAAATCAGCCATCatcttagttttctcgtttgaattgttttacattgtcttatcggggccttttatagctgactatggggtatgggctttgctcattgttgaaggccgtacggtgacctatagttgttaatgtctgtgtcattttggtcttttgtggatagttgtctcattggcaatcataccacattttcttttatatagtGTCAAGCTCAGGTGTTCTCTCTGTGTTTTGAAATTGTCAAAATTAAACTGTATGCAGCTGGAACATTTCATATTTGAGTAGGTCCATTCAGAAATAAGTGAGGAATGCAGTTTTCCTATAAGCTAGTATTTTTAAATCACATacaaaaagttgtgaaaaattaaaatagtCGATAGATGGAGACTTGAATTGTATTGTACTTCTCAGTACActttaatacatatattttatattgaatcTTTT
This window contains:
- the LOC139498670 gene encoding cAMP-dependent protein kinase inhibitor beta-like isoform X1 — its product is MCMEKKLNAKSPDAMTDVECSVVLEDFVNSGRTGRRNAVPDILDEKAAAVSTGGLPFDMEKLNCSDDSKPDSKPPSEGEKNQGQGS
- the LOC139498670 gene encoding cAMP-dependent protein kinase inhibitor beta-like isoform X3, translating into MEKKLNAKSPDAMTDVECSVVLEDFVNSGRTGRRNAVPDILDEKAAAVSTGGLPFDMEKLNCSDDSKPDSKPPSEGEKNQGQGS